In the Candidatus Electrothrix rattekaaiensis genome, one interval contains:
- a CDS encoding formate/nitrite transporter family protein: MTEKNQENKLVDKIGAPLILTAHTERSAERDQEDSEFIPVIIKRTDEGARHPDDILEKAITEGMEQIQRPFLSLALSSVAAALILSFSVMAVAVMSTLMIDLQQPLLVRVAMALVYPLGFIICIMSGTELFTEHTATAVYPVLEGKAGCRQLLRLWSIVILGNIVGAIVGALLLTGTDQVIQAEKGYILIAHHLVQYGNLALLFSAVLAGWLMALGGWLVLATTPALSQIVCIYMVTFLIGLGGLHHSIAGSVEMFTALFISDQFSLLQGIRFIGLAMLGNLIGGSFFVATLNYGHIRKTQEIS, encoded by the coding sequence TTGACCGAAAAAAACCAAGAAAACAAACTGGTGGACAAAATCGGTGCTCCGCTGATATTGACTGCACACACAGAGCGGTCAGCGGAAAGAGACCAGGAAGACAGCGAATTTATACCTGTCATTATTAAACGAACCGATGAAGGAGCTAGGCATCCTGATGATATTCTGGAAAAAGCCATTACAGAAGGCATGGAACAGATTCAGCGGCCTTTTCTCTCCCTGGCCCTTTCCTCTGTAGCGGCAGCTCTTATTCTCAGTTTTTCGGTCATGGCGGTTGCTGTCATGTCCACCCTGATGATTGACCTGCAACAGCCCCTGCTCGTCCGAGTGGCAATGGCTCTGGTCTACCCGCTGGGCTTCATTATCTGTATTATGAGCGGGACAGAACTCTTTACCGAGCATACGGCAACAGCAGTCTATCCTGTCCTTGAAGGCAAGGCAGGCTGTCGCCAGCTGCTTCGACTCTGGTCGATTGTCATTCTGGGAAATATTGTCGGTGCCATTGTCGGCGCACTTCTTCTCACCGGCACAGACCAAGTGATCCAGGCGGAAAAAGGGTATATTCTCATCGCGCATCATCTTGTCCAATACGGTAATCTCGCGCTCCTGTTCAGTGCCGTCTTGGCTGGCTGGCTGATGGCCCTGGGAGGATGGCTGGTCCTGGCTACCACACCGGCCTTGAGCCAGATTGTCTGTATCTACATGGTCACCTTTCTTATCGGACTCGGCGGACTCCACCATTCTATTGCCGGATCTGTTGAAATGTTTACCGCACTCTTTATTTCCGATCAGTTTTCCCTGTTGCAAGGCATACGTTTTATCGGTCTTGCCATGCTGGGAAACCTCATCGGCGGCAGTTTTTTTGTGGCCACCCTTAATTACGGCCATATCCGAAAGACGCAGGAAATTTCATAA
- a CDS encoding DUF1343 domain-containing protein: MITIGIEHLIAEPPPSFAGKRLALLCNQASTDRHFHHSRDLIMQAFPGQLTCLFSAQHGFFSEKQDNMIESDHTTDAASGLPLFSLYGETRKPTSAMFDHFDILLIDLQDVGTRVYTFIWTVVYCLQRAAETGKKVVVLDRPNPVGGHLVEGNLLKPAFRSFVGLYEIPMRHGLTMGELALLCNREMGIHAELEVIRMQGWQREMFFTDTGFPWVFPSPNMPNPLTALVYPGQVIWEGTNISEGRGTTLPFELVGAPFIDLMQVQESMSRLHLPGCVLRDLVFEPTSGKWAGQPCTGFHLHVTEPHAFRSYRLSLALFQTLFRLYPEEFAYKQPPYEYEYDLLPMDLILGDMELRKALEKESDIIELERSWQEELEAFDVLRKAVFLYPAD; this comes from the coding sequence ATGATAACCATAGGCATAGAACACCTTATCGCAGAGCCCCCGCCCTCTTTCGCAGGCAAACGCCTCGCCCTACTCTGCAATCAGGCCTCCACAGACCGCCATTTTCACCACAGTCGCGACCTGATCATGCAGGCCTTTCCCGGTCAGCTGACCTGCCTGTTTTCCGCGCAACACGGTTTTTTCAGTGAAAAGCAGGATAACATGATCGAGTCGGATCATACCACCGATGCAGCCAGCGGCTTACCGCTCTTTTCCCTGTACGGCGAAACAAGAAAACCGACAAGTGCCATGTTTGACCATTTCGACATCCTGCTCATTGATCTTCAGGATGTAGGCACTCGTGTATACACCTTTATCTGGACCGTGGTCTACTGTCTCCAGCGGGCTGCGGAAACCGGAAAGAAGGTGGTGGTGCTGGATCGCCCCAATCCAGTGGGTGGGCATCTTGTTGAGGGCAACCTGCTCAAACCGGCATTTCGCTCCTTTGTCGGTCTGTATGAAATCCCCATGCGGCACGGCCTCACTATGGGTGAGCTGGCCCTGCTCTGCAACCGAGAAATGGGGATCCATGCCGAACTTGAAGTCATCAGGATGCAAGGTTGGCAGCGGGAGATGTTTTTTACAGATACCGGCTTTCCTTGGGTTTTCCCTTCGCCCAATATGCCCAACCCGCTGACAGCCCTTGTCTATCCCGGCCAAGTGATCTGGGAAGGCACCAATATCTCAGAAGGACGGGGCACCACCCTGCCCTTTGAGTTAGTAGGTGCCCCGTTTATTGATCTGATGCAGGTACAGGAAAGCATGTCCAGACTTCATCTGCCGGGCTGTGTGCTCAGGGATCTTGTCTTTGAACCGACCTCGGGAAAATGGGCCGGACAGCCCTGCACGGGCTTTCATCTTCATGTTACAGAACCCCATGCCTTTCGTTCCTACCGCCTGAGCTTGGCCCTTTTTCAGACCTTGTTCCGCCTGTATCCTGAAGAATTCGCCTATAAGCAGCCGCCCTATGAGTATGAGTACGACCTCCTGCCAATGGATCTGATCCTCGGTGACATGGAACTGCGTAAGGCCCTGGAAAAAGAATCGGATATTATAGAGCTGGAGCGTTCCTGGCAGGAAGAATTGGAGGCCTTTGATGTCCTGCGCAAAGCTGTTTTTCTTTACCCTGCCGACTGA
- the rseP gene encoding RIP metalloprotease RseP — protein sequence MNSLLSFILVLGVLIFVHELGHFLLAKLFGVRVLKFSLGFGNKLISKKWGDTEYMISAFPLGGYVKMFGEQPDEKIAEEEQAVSFTHKTVWQRFGIVLAGPLFNLFFAVFLFWLMFTFAGLPDFVESGLIGKVSPGSVAEKAGLQDGDLILSIDDQKITTWTQVSDSIRDSGGKEVQIVVQREQKTLTIAATPAMDKVKNLFGEEVGERYLLGISRSEQLEYKKTSFFEAIKYAFLQTWNLIVLTLLGIVKIIQQVVPASELGGPIRIAELAGEQWEAGLMQLLHFTGLLSINLGVLNLLPIPVLDGGHLVFLSIEAVRGKPLSEQAVIWAQKVGIALLGSLMIFVFYNDIARLVRQWLAG from the coding sequence ATGAATTCATTACTCTCTTTTATTCTTGTCCTCGGCGTTCTGATCTTTGTTCATGAACTCGGGCATTTTCTCCTTGCCAAACTCTTCGGAGTCCGAGTGCTGAAATTCTCCCTGGGCTTTGGTAATAAGCTGATCAGCAAAAAATGGGGCGACACCGAATACATGATTTCCGCCTTTCCTCTGGGCGGTTATGTAAAGATGTTCGGCGAGCAACCGGATGAAAAGATTGCCGAAGAAGAACAGGCTGTTTCCTTTACCCATAAAACCGTGTGGCAACGTTTCGGCATTGTTCTTGCCGGACCTCTCTTTAATCTTTTTTTTGCCGTGTTTCTTTTTTGGCTCATGTTCACCTTTGCTGGTCTACCGGATTTTGTAGAATCAGGCCTTATCGGTAAAGTCTCCCCTGGCTCGGTTGCTGAAAAAGCAGGTTTGCAAGATGGCGATCTCATCTTATCCATTGATGATCAAAAGATCACGACCTGGACCCAGGTTTCTGATTCGATCAGGGATTCAGGAGGCAAGGAGGTGCAGATTGTTGTTCAGCGAGAGCAGAAAACCCTGACCATCGCGGCAACACCTGCTATGGATAAGGTGAAAAATCTCTTTGGCGAAGAGGTCGGTGAACGCTATCTCTTGGGAATCAGTCGCTCGGAACAGCTGGAGTACAAAAAAACCTCTTTTTTTGAAGCGATCAAATACGCGTTTCTTCAGACGTGGAATCTCATCGTGCTGACCCTCTTGGGGATCGTCAAAATTATTCAGCAGGTCGTTCCTGCATCTGAGCTGGGCGGACCCATCCGCATTGCGGAACTTGCAGGCGAGCAATGGGAGGCTGGCCTGATGCAGTTGCTTCATTTTACCGGCCTGCTTTCTATTAATTTGGGCGTGCTCAATCTTCTTCCGATCCCGGTGCTGGACGGCGGACATCTTGTTTTTCTCAGCATCGAGGCGGTTCGAGGGAAACCGCTTAGTGAGCAGGCCGTGATCTGGGCCCAAAAAGTCGGCATTGCATTGCTTGGTTCCTTGATGATCTTTGTCTTTTATAATGACATCGCTCGACTTGTCCGGCAATGGCTGGCCGGTTGA
- the tsaB gene encoding tRNA (adenosine(37)-N6)-threonylcarbamoyltransferase complex dimerization subunit type 1 TsaB — translation MLNNPLILSLETATGCGSVALTKGGLNKGKLLAEATAQPEVTHSRRLLGSVDWVMQAAGVSWDELDGIAISLGPGSFTGLRIGMAAAKGIVFAAQKPLIGVQTLDAIALSCPVIDRPLWCLLDARKQEVYAACYQAGPHGLPEQCSPVKAIRPEQLLERINGPALLAGPGLNEYHALFAEKEGLQLIPPALSSPSAVRIGFLAAEQLLRGEIQDPASIAPLYIRASEAEVNLHKKNAAQ, via the coding sequence GTGCTTAATAATCCCCTTATATTGTCTCTTGAAACCGCCACCGGCTGCGGCAGTGTAGCCCTGACCAAGGGCGGCCTCAACAAGGGCAAGCTCCTTGCCGAGGCCACAGCCCAACCAGAGGTTACCCATTCCCGGCGACTCCTCGGTTCAGTCGATTGGGTTATGCAGGCAGCTGGAGTAAGCTGGGATGAGCTGGATGGAATCGCCATCAGTCTCGGCCCCGGCTCCTTTACGGGATTGCGGATCGGTATGGCAGCGGCAAAAGGTATTGTCTTTGCCGCTCAAAAACCGCTTATCGGGGTGCAGACCCTGGATGCCATCGCCCTTTCCTGCCCGGTCATTGATCGCCCGCTCTGGTGCCTACTTGATGCCCGCAAACAGGAAGTTTATGCAGCTTGTTATCAGGCCGGGCCACATGGCCTGCCTGAGCAGTGCAGCCCGGTTAAAGCCATTCGCCCGGAACAACTGCTTGAGCGCATTAACGGTCCTGCACTCCTTGCCGGACCTGGGCTGAATGAATATCATGCTCTCTTTGCAGAAAAGGAAGGTCTGCAACTTATTCCGCCTGCCCTGAGCAGCCCGAGTGCGGTACGAATCGGATTCCTGGCTGCCGAACAGTTGCTCCGTGGAGAAATCCAAGATCCGGCAAGCATTGCTCCCCTGTATATCCGGGCCTCGGAGGCTGAGGTGAATCTGCACAAGAAGAACGCTGCGCAGTAA
- a CDS encoding Uma2 family endonuclease produces MAQPATIVPAVFTYKDYLGWPEEEHWELIDGVPWNMSPAPGTTHQRMVRELAVALYAALADSPCELFLLPFDVRLPETTGDQAEDEKILTVVQPDLAIVCDKKNKIDAKGCLGPPDVMIEVLSPSSAYRDETDKLHLYEAQGVREYWIVNPDGGYIMVYALVGKKYSKPEYLWHDDILISKVIDGIALELAPLFTRIQSSPS; encoded by the coding sequence ATGGCACAACCGGCAACAATCGTCCCTGCTGTTTTTACCTACAAGGATTATCTCGGCTGGCCCGAGGAGGAACACTGGGAGTTGATTGACGGGGTTCCCTGGAATATGTCGCCTGCACCGGGAACCACGCATCAGCGCATGGTGCGCGAACTTGCTGTTGCTCTTTACGCGGCATTGGCAGACAGCCCCTGTGAACTTTTCCTTTTGCCCTTTGATGTTCGCCTGCCAGAGACGACTGGTGATCAGGCTGAAGACGAAAAAATCCTGACCGTGGTGCAGCCAGACCTAGCTATTGTGTGTGATAAAAAAAACAAGATTGACGCCAAAGGTTGCCTTGGTCCGCCTGATGTGATGATTGAGGTGCTCTCGCCTTCCAGTGCCTATCGGGATGAAACAGACAAACTTCATCTCTATGAAGCACAAGGTGTCCGGGAATACTGGATTGTTAATCCGGATGGCGGATACATAATGGTGTATGCTCTGGTCGGTAAAAAATACAGTAAGCCGGAATATCTTTGGCATGATGACATCTTAATCAGCAAGGTTATTGACGGGATTGCTCTTGAACTCGCACCGCTCTTTACCCGCATACAATCATCGCCGTCATAA
- the ispG gene encoding flavodoxin-dependent (E)-4-hydroxy-3-methylbut-2-enyl-diphosphate synthase, producing the protein MIQRKQTKKICIGDTPVGGDAPITVQSMTNTDTRDAAATVRQIKGLEEAGCEIIRVAVPDMEAAQAIRTIREQITIPLIADIHFDSRLAVAALEHGAQAIRINPGNLGGPEKLARVVDAAKSHKAPIRVGVNSGSIEKDLLEKYGYPTPENCRALIESALNNVAAIEKLGFDAIKISIKSSDTLTTVAGYRELSRRTNYPLHIGVTEAGGLIAGTVKSSVALGILLFEGIGDTFRISLTRDPLEEVRVGYELLRSLRIRERGPELISCPTCGRTRIDLFSLAEEVERVLQTMQSNLKVAVMGCVVNGPGEAKEADIGIAGGHGTGIIFKKGEIFKKLPEAELLPAFLEELRKMDAKAK; encoded by the coding sequence ATGATCCAACGCAAGCAGACCAAAAAAATATGTATTGGTGACACGCCAGTGGGCGGCGATGCCCCGATCACTGTCCAATCTATGACCAACACCGACACCCGCGATGCGGCAGCCACGGTGCGCCAAATCAAAGGATTGGAAGAGGCAGGCTGCGAGATCATTCGGGTGGCAGTGCCGGATATGGAAGCTGCGCAGGCAATTCGGACTATCCGGGAGCAGATAACGATTCCCCTGATTGCGGATATTCATTTTGACTCGCGCCTAGCGGTGGCGGCCTTGGAACACGGAGCACAGGCTATTCGCATCAATCCGGGTAATCTCGGTGGGCCGGAGAAACTGGCTCGGGTGGTGGATGCGGCAAAAAGTCATAAGGCTCCCATTCGGGTGGGTGTTAATTCCGGATCCATTGAAAAAGATCTGCTGGAAAAATACGGCTATCCAACCCCGGAAAACTGCCGCGCCCTGATTGAAAGCGCGTTGAATAATGTGGCAGCCATTGAAAAATTGGGTTTTGATGCGATCAAAATATCCATCAAATCTTCAGATACCCTGACCACGGTGGCTGGATATCGTGAGTTGTCCCGGCGCACGAATTATCCCCTCCATATCGGGGTGACCGAGGCAGGCGGTCTGATTGCCGGGACAGTGAAATCTAGCGTTGCTCTGGGTATTTTGCTTTTTGAGGGCATCGGCGATACCTTCCGCATCTCCCTGACCCGTGATCCCTTGGAAGAAGTCCGGGTGGGCTATGAATTGCTTCGCTCCCTGCGTATCCGGGAACGAGGGCCGGAGCTAATTTCCTGCCCCACCTGCGGGCGCACTCGGATTGATCTTTTTTCCTTGGCTGAAGAGGTGGAGCGCGTTCTTCAGACCATGCAGTCCAATCTGAAGGTTGCGGTCATGGGTTGCGTGGTCAACGGGCCGGGTGAGGCCAAAGAGGCGGATATCGGCATTGCTGGTGGGCATGGTACCGGGATTATTTTTAAGAAAGGGGAAATATTCAAAAAGTTGCCCGAAGCGGAGCTGCTGCCTGCGTTTTTGGAAGAGTTGCGAAAGATGGATGCCAAAGCGAAATGA
- the lpxD gene encoding UDP-3-O-(3-hydroxymyristoyl)glucosamine N-acyltransferase has translation MKTVTLDELAALVNGKIIGDSQLRVTSLNSLDLAESGQLTFVNSIKLADKLLGSRASACIVPRNYSEADISLLQVENVDLASARIHNYLLEEDFQATGIHDRAVIGADCSISEQVSIAALACIGDRVQIGERVRIAPGVVIGDDVQIGDDCVLHANSVVAYGCTLGNRVTLHHGAIIGSDGFGFATDPKTGIHVSKPQVGTVRLDDDVQIGANSCVDRAAFGLTHVKSGVRIDNQVMIGHNCVIGDNSILVGQSGMAGSSTLGRNVVLAARAAVGGHIHLDDGVMVAALSGVHNDQKKGAVVGGVPAVDVKKWGRAAAAFTRLPEMVREVKRLRKELDRLISELKSSDEK, from the coding sequence ATGAAAACAGTAACCCTTGACGAATTAGCCGCTCTTGTTAACGGAAAAATCATTGGTGATTCTCAGCTTCGAGTAACCAGCCTGAACAGCCTGGATCTGGCAGAATCAGGACAGCTGACGTTTGTTAATTCGATAAAACTGGCAGATAAATTGCTCGGAAGCAGGGCCTCGGCCTGTATTGTTCCGAGGAATTATTCAGAGGCGGACATCTCCTTACTTCAAGTTGAGAATGTTGATCTTGCCTCAGCCCGAATCCATAATTATTTATTAGAGGAAGACTTTCAGGCCACTGGAATTCATGATCGGGCCGTTATCGGTGCGGACTGTTCCATCAGCGAGCAGGTTTCCATTGCCGCCCTGGCTTGTATCGGTGATCGGGTTCAGATCGGCGAGCGAGTGCGGATTGCCCCTGGAGTTGTCATTGGCGACGATGTGCAGATCGGTGATGACTGCGTGCTTCATGCCAATTCCGTGGTCGCTTACGGCTGCACCCTTGGTAACCGGGTCACCCTGCACCACGGAGCTATAATCGGCAGCGACGGTTTCGGTTTTGCCACAGATCCTAAAACAGGCATCCATGTCAGTAAACCCCAAGTGGGCACGGTTCGTCTTGATGATGATGTACAGATCGGAGCAAATTCTTGCGTGGACCGGGCAGCCTTTGGCCTTACCCACGTAAAAAGCGGGGTGCGCATAGATAATCAGGTTATGATAGGGCATAATTGTGTTATCGGTGATAATTCAATCCTGGTCGGCCAGTCGGGCATGGCTGGCAGCTCGACCTTGGGCCGGAATGTTGTGCTGGCAGCACGGGCTGCGGTGGGCGGTCATATCCATCTTGATGACGGAGTTATGGTGGCTGCTCTGTCTGGTGTGCATAATGATCAGAAAAAAGGTGCTGTTGTTGGTGGAGTTCCAGCTGTTGACGTTAAAAAATGGGGTCGGGCTGCTGCTGCCTTTACCCGTCTTCCAGAGATGGTACGAGAAGTGAAGCGACTCCGCAAAGAGCTGGACCGCCTGATAAGCGAGCTGAAATCCTCTGATGAAAAGTAG
- a CDS encoding ferredoxin, which yields MAEIIIDTYQCSGCETCAEMCPDVFRIDEVTEKAALVSVSPQVTDAVRQVAAFCPEKCIEILE from the coding sequence ATGGCTGAAATTATTATTGATACCTATCAGTGCAGTGGCTGCGAGACTTGCGCGGAAATGTGCCCGGATGTCTTTCGCATAGACGAAGTCACTGAAAAGGCAGCCTTAGTGAGTGTCTCGCCCCAAGTTACCGATGCTGTTCGTCAGGTAGCGGCTTTTTGCCCGGAAAAATGTATTGAAATTTTGGAATGA